AAACAACCGTGATTCCGGGAGTAGTGGCGAGCGAAACCGGATGAGGCCAAACCGTATGCGTGTGAGACCCGGCAGGGGTTGCGTATACGGGGTTGTGGGATCTCTCTTTCATGGTCTGCCGGCCGTGAGACGAGTCAGAAACCGTTGATGTAGGCGAAGGACATGCGAAAGGTCCGGCGTAGAGGGTAAGACCCCCGTAGTCGAAACGTCAGCGGCTCGTTTGAGAGACACCCAAGTAGCACGGGGCCCGAGAAATCCCGTGTGAATCTGGCGGGACCACCCGCTAAGCCTAAATATTCCCTGGTGACCGATAGCGGATAGTACCGTGAGGGAATGGTGAAAAGTACCCCGGGAGGGGAGTGAAATAGTACCTGAAACCGTGTGCCTACAAGCCGTGGGAGCGTCGGATGTCAAGCTTGCTTGATATCTCGTGACTGCGTGCCTTTTGAAGAATGAGCCTGCGAGTTTGCGGCGTGTTGCGAGGTTAACCCGGGTGGGGTAGCCGTAGCGAAAGCGAGTCCGAATAGGGCGGTTGAGTAGCACGCTCAAGACCCGAAGCGGAGTGATCTAGCCATGGGCAGGTTGAAGCGGAGGTAAGACTTCGTGGAGGACCGAACCCACCAGGGTTGAAAACCTGGGGGATGACCTGTGGTTAGGGGTGAAAGGCCAATCAAACTCCGTGATAGCTGGTTCTCCCCGAAATGCATTTAGGTGCAGCGTCGTGTGTTTCTTGCCGGAGGTAGAGCACTGGATAGGCGATGGGCCCTACCGGGTTACTGACCTTAGCCAAACTCCGAATGCCGGTAAGTGAGAGCGCGGCAGTGAGACTGTGGGGGATAAGCTCCATGGTCGAGAGGGAAACAGCCCAGAGCATCGACTAAGGCCCCTAAGCGTACGCTAAGTGGGAAAGGATGTGGAGTCGCAGAGACAACCAGGAGGTTGGCTTAGAAGCAGCCACCCTTGAAAGAGTGCGTAATAGCTCACTGGTCTAGTGATTCCGCGCCGACAATGTAGCGGGGCTCAAGCGTACCGCCGAAGTCGTGTCATTGCAGTAATACGGCCAACGCCGGCTGTGATGGGTAGGGGAGCGTCGTGTGCCGGGTGAAGCAGCACCGGAAGGTAGTTGTGGACGGTTCACGAGTGAGAATGCAGGCATGAGTAGCGATACAAACGTGAGAAACGTTTGCGCCGATTGACTAAGGGTTCCTGGGTCAAGCTGATCTGCCCAGGGTAAGTCGGGACCTAAGGCGAGGCCGACAGGCGTAGTCGATGGATAACCGGTTGATATTCCGGTACCCGCTGTGAAGCGTCAAACATCGAATCCAGTGATGCTAAGCCCGTGAAGCCGTTCCGGACCCTTCGGGGAAAGGAAAGTGGTGGAGCCGGTGACCCAAGTTGGTAGTAGGTGAGTGATGGGGTGACGCAGGAAGGTAGTCCATCCCGGGCGGTGGTTGTCCCGGGGTAAGGGTGTAGGACGTCAGGTAGGTAAATCCGCCTGACAATAGTCTGAGACCTGATGCCGAGCCGATTGTGGTGAAGTGGATGATCCTATGCTGTCGAGAAAAGCCTCTAGCGAGTTTCATGGCGGCCCGTACCCTAAACCGACTCAGGTGGTCAGGTAGAGAATACCGAGGCGTTCGGGTGAACTATGGTTAAGGAACTCGGCAAAATGCCCCCGTAACTTCGGGAGAAGGGGGGCCACGCCTGGTGAGAGGACTTGCTCCTCGAGCTGGGGGTGGCCGCAGAGACCAGCGAGAAGCGACTGTTTACTAAAAACACAGGTCCGTGCGAAGCCGTAAGGCGATGTATACGGACTGACGCCTGCCCGGTGCTGGAACGTTAAGGGGACCGGTTAGCTCCATTTCGGTGGGGCGAAGCTGAGAACTTAAGCGCCAGTAAACGGCGGTGGTAACTATAACCATCCTAAGGTAGCGAAATTCCTTGTCGGGTAAGTTCCGACCTGCACGAATGGCGTAACGACTTCTCGACTGTCTCAACCATAGGCCCGGTGAAATTGCACTACGAGTAAAGATGCTCGTTTCGCGCAGCAGGACGGAAAGACCCCGGGACCTTTACTACAGTTTGATATTGGTGTTCGGTTCGGCTTGTGTAGGATAGCTGGGAGACTGTGAAGCGCTAACGCCAGTTAGTGTGGAGTCGTCGTTGAAATACCAGTCTGGTCGTGCTGGATGTCTAACCTGGGTCCGTGATCCGGATCAGGGACAGTGTCTGATGGGTAGTTTAACTGGGGCGGTTGCCTCCTAAAGGGTAACGGAGGCGCCCAAAGGTTCCCTCAGCCTGGTTGGCAATCAGGTGTTGAGTGTAAGTGCACAAGGGAGCTTGACTGTGAGACCGACGGGTCGAGCAGGGACGAAAGTCGGGACTAGTGACCCGGCGGTGGCTTGTGGAAGCGCCGTCGCTCAACGGATAAAAGGTACCCCGGGGATAACAGGCTGATCTTCCCCAAGAGTCCATATCGACGGGATGGTTTGGCACCTCGATGTCGGCTCGTCGCATCCTGGGGCTGGAGTCGGTCCCAAGGGTTGGGCTGTTCGCCCATTAAAGCGGTACGCGAGCTGGGTTTAGAACGTCGTGAGACAGTTCGGTCCCTATCCGCTGTGCGCGTAGGAGTCTTGAGAAGGGCTGTCCCTAGTACGAGAGGACCGGGACGGACGAACCTCTGGTGTGCCAGTTGTTCTGCCAAGGGCATGGCTGGTTGGCTACGTTCGGGAGGGATAACCGCTGAAAGCATCTAAGCGGGAAGCCTGCTTCGAGATGAGGACTCCCACCCACTTGATGGGGTAAGGCTCCCAGTAGACGACTGGGTTGATAGGCCGGATATGGAAGCACGGTAACGTGTGGAGTTGACCGGTACTAATAGGCCGAGGGCTTGTCCTCAGTTGCTCGCGTCCACTGTGTTGGTTCTGAAACCACGAACAGTCCCATGCCATGGTCACGGTATGGTGCGGCTGACAGTTTCATAGTGTTTCGGTGGTTATAGCGTAGGGGAAACGCCCGGTTACATTCCGAACCCGGAAGCTAAGCCTTACAGCGCCGATGGTACTGCAGGGGGGACCCTGTGGGAGAGTAGGACGCCGCCGAACAAATATTGACAGGGTTGGACCCGTAACTTCGGTTACGGGTCCAACCCTTTTTTGTTCTCCGTCACTTGAAGTTCACGTTGCGCGATCAGCATCCACGGTATGGGTACTGCTGCAATGCTCAGGGCCGCCGGTGTCGGACTCGGTGACGAGGTCGTCGTGCCGGCCTTCGGGAACGTCGAGGTGGCCGAGGCCGTGGCCAAGGCCGGGGCGCTGCCGGTGTTCGCCGACATAGATCCGGTCTCCTACTGCCTCGACGCCTCCGCTGTGGAAGCGGCGGTAACTCCCCGGACCGCGGCCGTGGTGGTCGTACACCGCTTCGGGCGGCTCGCCGACATTGGGCGGCTGCACGCGCTGGGAGCGCGGCACGGGCTGCTCGTGCTGGAGCAGGGGGAGTCCGAGGCGCCGTACGACGAGATAGCCCAGCGCAGGGAGCGGGCGGCCTATCTCCATGCGAAGTTGAGGGGTGTGCGCACGCCGGACGACGGCGACGGGCACACCTATCAGCAGTACGTCGTGCGGGTTCCGGGCAATGGGCGACCGGATCGGGACGCTTTCGCGCGGGCTGTGCGGGCCAAGGGAGTCGAATGCCGGGTGCCGGTGAAGACTCCGGTGCATCGACTGCCCGAATTCCGGCGGTGTGTTTCCCTCCCGGAGACGGAGCGGGCTTCCGACGAGACGCTCGCACTGCCTGTGGATGCCACCCTGACCAAGCGGGACATGCAGCGGATCGTGTCCGCCTGTAATGCCCTTGGAGGGCTTCTTCAGCCCGCCTTCTGAGGTGGTTGGGAGCACGGGTCTGTTCGGGGTATGATCTATTCCGTTGCCGCGCGGGAAGCCCTGCAACGCGACAGGCCCCTATAGCTCAGTCGGCAGAGCGTCTCCATGGTAAGGAGAAGGTCAACGGTTCGATTCCGTTTGGGGGCTCCAGCAGAAAAGGCCCCACCCTCACGGGTGGGGCCTTTTTCGTGTCCTAGTCCTTGTGGAGACCCGGGACGCGCATCGCCAGGATTGCCATGTCGTCGGACGGGGCGTCCGACGCGAAGCGTTCCACCGCGCGCATGATGCGGGCCGCGACCGCGCCGGCCGTGAGGCCCGTGCAGGTCGTGAGGACGTCGGCGAGACCGTCGTCGCCCAGCATGCGGGCGCCTTCACGGCGTTCCGTGACGCCGTCCGTGACGCACAGGAGGACATCGCCCGGGTCGAGGGTGACCGTCTGCTCGTAGAGCTCCAGGTCCTCGATGACGCCGAGGAGCGGCTGGGGTTCGGCTGCCGGCTCCACCGAGCCGTCCTGGCGCAGGCGCAGGGGGAGCGGGTGGCCGGCGCACACGACCTTCAGTTCGGCGCTGCCGTCCTCCTGGGGGCGCATCTCGCCGTAGAGGAGGGTGAGGAAGCGGCTGCGGGCGCCTTCGTCGAGGATGGCGGAGTTCAGGCGTTCCAGGACCGCCGGGCCGCTGAGGCCCTCGCGAGCCAGGAGGCGCAGGGCGTGGCGGGCCAGGCCCGTGACCGCCGCGGCGTTCGGGCCGGTACCGCAGACGTCGCCGATGGCGAAGCCGTAGGCGCCGTCGCGGATGGGGAAGACGTCGTAGAAGTCGCCGCCGACCTCGTTGCCCTCGCCGGCGGCGCGGTAGATGACCTCGACCTCGACTCCCTCGATCGTGGGAAGTTCCGGCGGGAGGAGGCTGCGCTGGAGGGACTGGCTGATGGCCGTGCGCTCGGAGTAGAGGCGGGCGTTGTCCAGGGCCAGGGCGGCTCGGCGGGACAGGTCCTCGGCGAGTTCCAGGATCTCCTGGCGGAAGTGTTCGTCGGTCGGCTTGCCGAGCGTCAGCATGCCGATGACGCGGTTGCGGGCGACCAGGGGGAGGACGACCGTCTCACCGCCCACCGCGGATGCCGTGGCGAGGGTCGGGCCGATGCCGGGGGTGACCTGGTGGGTCGGGCCGCCGCTGAGGCCGAGGCTGCGCATGGAGCTGCGCAGGGCCGCCTGGTGGGCCACCTCGGCGGGGGCCGTCCAGACGCGAGCACCCGGGGTGGGGACCGGGTCGGGCGGGGGGACCTTCGACAGCAGGGACTTGATGCCGTCGATGAGTTCCTCGTCCTCGTGCAGGACGTACGACAGGTACGGCTCGGAGGCCTGGTGGGCGATCGTGTAGACGGCGCACCAGGTGGCGAGGGTCGGGACCGTCATCTGGGCCATCAGGGCCAGGGTCTGGTCGCGGTCCAGGGTGCCGGCGAGCAGGTCGGAGGCCTCGACGAGGAAGTTCAGGGAGCCGCGGCGCAGGCGTTCCAGTTCGCCGAGGCGGGCCGATTCGACGGCGAGTGCGATGCGGTCGGCGGCGAACTGGAGGCGCAGGGCCTCCTCGTTGGAGTATCTGCCGGGTGCCTCGGCGGCGACGCCGAGGGAGCCGGTGAGGCGGCCCTCGACCTTCAGCGGGACCGTGACGACCGAGCGCATGCCGGTGCCGTTCAGCAGCGGCACCGCGCCGGGGACCGCCGTCAGGTCGTCGTGGACGGCCGGCATACGGGCCGAGCCGTAGCGGCCGGAGCCCGCCTCGACGGGGACGCGGGCGAAGCGCTGGCGGGCGGAGGGCAGGCCCGTGGAGGCGCGGACCTCCAGTTCTGTCTCGTCGTCGGTGGCCAGCAGGAGGAACGCGGAGTCGCCGTCGAGCATGTCGCGGGCGCGTTCGACCGTGCGCTGGAGGAGGCCGTCGAGGTCGTCCGGGGCGGGGTAGCCGATGAACACCTCGAAGGGGTCGGTGCTCTGGCCTTCGGAGGTGGTGGAGGTGTCGGAGGCGGGGACGCGCAGGGGCGTCTGGAGAACGGCCCGTTCGTGGTCGCGTACCAGGAGGCACACGGTTGACGGTTCGCCGCCGGTGTCGCGGACGCGCAGGTGGGAGGCGTAGACGGGGGTCACCCGGCCGTTGGCGGCGCGGATGCCGTAACTGCCTTCCCAGCGGGAGAGCTGGAGTGCCTCCGCGATGCCGGTGCTGGTGCCCGGAGTGTGCGGCCAGGCCGCGAGGTCGGTCAGGGGCTTGCCGGTGACCTGCTCGGCCGGGTAGCCGAAGAGGTCCTCGGCGTCCTCGTTCCAGGCGGTGATGTGGCCGGTGCGGTCGATCTGGATGACGGCCACGCGGACCCGGCCGTCGGCGAGGGGAAGGAGGTTGGCGGGGAGGGCGGGGCCGGCCGCGCGGGTGCCCACCGCCCGGGCCGGGAGGTCGAGTTGGAACCAGACGGTCTTGTGGGTGGGGGTGTACTCGACGCCCCAGCGGCCGGCGAGGGCCGCGCACAGCTGGAGGCCGCGTCCGCCCTCGCGGTCGGGGCTGCCCATGTTGACGGCCGAGGCCTGGAGCGGGATCTCACGCTCGGGGTATCGGTCGGCGACCTCGATGCGTACGCCCTCGTCGCTGCGCAGGCAGAGCAGGTCGGCGGAGGTGCCGGCGTGGACCACGGCGTTGGTCACCAGTTCGCTGGTGAGAACGACGGCGTCGTCGACGATGTCGGCGAAGCCCCAGCCCTGGAGGGTGTCGCGGACGAAGGAGCGGGCGCTCGCGACAGATCGCCCGACGGGCTCGAAACTGGCGGCCGCGCGCGCGGTGATCACAGAACTCCTCGACCGGTTCTCGACGTGCTGGGCTGCGTGGCCGACCGGCTCGCGCCGCTGTTGCGGCAGGCCGCCCGTCGGCCGGGGGTCCGGGGGCTGTCCCCCCGGGATCAGTCCGGTGGTCATGTGTGCGGCCGCCCCTCCGATGCCCGCTCGTCTTCGTGCCACCGCCCAGGCCGGACGGACCGGCGCGGCTGGACAGCCGGATGCAAGGTTACTTACCTTCGCGGTCCATGCGGATGCCGGTCTGCAGTGTTTCCGTCCGGAGGGTGTGCGGACGATGTGCGAAGCTGCCGAACTGTTATGGCCTGGTTCGGCCAGGGTGAAACACTGGGCAAGCTTCTTGTGAAAGTCCGGGCAGGCTGAGTGTCTTCTGCGTACGGGGGGCAGCAGCCCCCTGGGAAACGGCCTGGTATGCAGGGCGGAGAATACGCAGTAGTAACCGGTACGCCGAGCGTGGTACCTCAGCACAGCAGTGACGGTCGACCCCTGCGGGAGGGACACAGTGGAGTCTGGCGCAGCGACGCGTGGCAAGAAGACGCGCGCGAAAGGCGGACAGTCCCCAAGCAATCAGGGCAAAGTGCGCAGCGGCACGACTGAAGTGGACACGGCAGCCCTGAACCGGCTGATGGTTGCCCTGGTGGCGATGCGGGACGGCAACTTCCGCAAGCGGCTCACGGTGTCCGGGGACGGCGTGATGGCCGAGATCGCGGCGGTTTTCAACGAAGTGGCCGACCGCAATCTGCATCTGACGGGTGAGCTCTCGCGGGTGCGGCGGATGGTGGGCCGGGAGGGCAAGCTCACCGAGCGGCTGGAGACGGGGGCCTGCGAGGGCTCCTGGGCGACCGCGATCGACAACTCGAACGCCCTGGTGGACGACCTGGTGCGGCCGGTTTCCGAGGTCAGCCGGGTGCTGTCGGCGGTGGCCGAGGGTGATCTGTCGCCGCGTATGGAGTTGCGCACACAGGTGCCGGACGGCAACGGGCAGCCGCTGCGCGGCGAGTTCCTGAAGGTCGGGCGGACCGTCAACAATCTGGTCGACCAGCTGTCGACGTTCACCGACGAGGTCACGCGCGTGGCCAGTGAGGTGGGCACCGAGGGCAAGCTGGGCGGGCAGGCGCGTGTGCGCGGTATGTCGGGTTCGTGGCGGGATCTCACGGACTCCGTCAACACGATGGCGTACCGGCTCACCGCTCAGGTGCGGGATATCGCGCTGGTGACGACGGCGGTCGCCAAGGGTGATCTGTCCCGGAAGGTCACCGTTCAGGTGGCCGGCGAGATGCTGGAGCTGAAGAACACCGTCAACACGATGGTGGACCAGCTGTCGGCGTTCTCCTCCGAGGTGACGCGGGTGGCCCGTGAGGTGGGCACCGAAGGTGCGCTGGGCGGGCAGGCGCAGGTGCCCGGGGTGGACGGTGTGTGGAAGGAGCTCACCGACTCCGTCAACACCATGGCCGGGAACCTTACGGCCCAGGTGCGCGGGATCGCGGAGGTGACGACGGCGGTCGCCAACGGTGACCTGTCGCGGAAGGTGACCGTGCAGGCGCGGGGCGAGGTCGCGCAGCTCGCCGAGACGATCAACCAGATGACCGAGACGCTGCGGATCTTCGCGGACGAGGTCACGCGTGTGGCCAACGAGGTCGGGGCCGAGGGGCGGCTCGGCGGTCAGGCGAATGTGCCGGGTGCGGCGGGGACGTGGAAGGACCTCACCGATTCGGTGAACACGGTCTTCCGGAATCTGACCACTCAGGTGCGGGACATCGCCGCCGTGACGACGGCCGTGGCCAACGGTGATCTGTCGCAGAAGGTCACCGTGGACGTGGCCGGCGAGATGCTGGAGCTGAAGAACACCGTCAACACGATGGTCGACCAGCTCTCCGCGTTCGGTGCTGAAGTGACCCGTGTGGCCCGTGAGATCGGAGTCGAGGGCGAGCTGGGCGGTCAGGCGCAGGTGCCGGGTGTGGCCGGGACATGGAAGGACCTGACGGACTCCGTCAACACGGCGTTCCGGAACCTCACCGGGCAGGTGCGGAACATCGCGCAGGTGACGACGGCGGTGGCCAACGGTGACCTCTCGCAGAAGGTCACGGTCGACGTCTCAGGCGAGATGCTCAAGATGAAGAACACCGTGAACACCATGGTGGATCAGCTGTCGTCCTTCGCCGACCAGGTGACCCGGATGGCCCGGGACGTGGGCACGGAGGGCCGTCTCGGCGGTCAGGCCCAGGTGGACGGCGTGTCCGGCACGTGGAAGGAGCTCACCGACTCCGTCAACTCCATGGCCGGGAACCTCACCTCCCAGGTGCGCAACATCGCGCAGGTGACGACGGCGGTGGCCCGGGGTGATCTGTCGCAGAAGATCGACGTGGACGCGCGCGGCGAGATCCTGGAGCTGAAGAACACCATCAACACGATGGTCGACCAGCTCTCGGCCTTCGCCGACCAGGTGACCCGGGTCGCGCGCGAGGTGGGTACGGACGGCCGGCTGGGCGGACAGGCGCAGGTGCCCGGCGTCGCCGGTGTGTGGCGTGACCTCACCGATTCCGTGAACGGCATGGCCGGGAACCTCACCGCGCAGGTGCGCAACATCGCGCAGGTGGCGACCGCGGTGGCCCGGGGTGATCTGTCGCAGAAGATCGACGTGGACGCGCGCGGCGAGATCCTGGAGCTGAAGAACACCCTGAACACGATGGTGGACCAGCTGTCGTCGTTCGCCCAGGAGGTCACGCGTGTGGCCCGTGAGGTGGGTACGGAGGGCATCCTGGGCGGCCAGGCCGAGGTGCAGGGCGTCTCCGGTACCTGGAAGGACCTCACCCAGTCCGTGAACGGCATGGCGAACAACCTGACCATCCAGGTGCGCAACATCGCCGAGGTCACGACCGCGGTCGCCCGGGGTGACCTGTCGAAGAAGATCACCGTCGACGCCAAGGGCGAGATCCTCGAGCTCGTCACGACCGTCAACACGATGGTGGACCAGCTGTCGTCCTTCGCCGAGCAGGTGACCCGGGTGGCCCGTGAGGTGGGCACCGAGGGCATCCTGGGCGGGCAGGCGCACGTGCCGGGTGTCACGGGCATCTGGAAGGACCTGAGCGACAACGTCAACCTGATGGCCAAGAACCTGACCACACAGGTGCGGAACATCTCCCAGGTCTCCGCGGCGGTCGCCAACGGTGACCTGACGCGGCAGGTCACGATCGAGGCGCGCGGTGAGGTCGCGCAGCTCGCCGACACCATCAACACGATGGTGAAGACGCTGAGTTCGTTCGCCGAGCAGGTCACCAAGGTGGCCCGCGAGGTGGGCACGGACGGCATCCTCGGCGGGCAGGCGCACGTGCCGGGTGTGGCCGGCACGTGGAAGGACCTCACCGAGTCCGTGAACCAGATGGCGTCCAACCTGACCGGCCAGGTGCGCAACATCGCCATGGTGACCACGGCCATCGCCAAGGGTGACCTGACGAAGAAGATCGACATCGACGCGCGCGGCGAGATCCTGGAGCTGAAGACGACCATCAACACGATGGTCGACCAGCTGTCATCGTTCGCCGAGGAGGTCACCCGAGTCGCCCGCGAGGTGGGTACGGAGGGGCAGCTCGGCGGTCAGGCACGCGTACGTGACGTCGACGGCACCTGGCGGGACCTGACCGAGTCCGTGAACGAGATGGCCGGGAACCTGACCCGGCAGGTGCGTGCCATCGCGCGCGTGGCGACCGCGGTGACCCGCGGCGACCTGAACCTGAAGATCGACGTGGACGCGTCCGGGGAGATCCAGGAACTCCAGGACTACATCAACAAGATGATCGCCAACCTGCGCGACACCACGATCGCCAACAAGGAGCAGGACTGGCTCAAGGGCAACCTGGCCCGCATCTCGGCGCTGATGCAGGGCCGCCGCGACCTGGAGGACGTGGCCTCGCTGATCATGAGCGAGCTGACGCCGGTGGTTTCCGCGCAGCACGGCGCGTTCTTCGTGGCGATGCCGCTCGTCGACGGCGAGGACATGAACGCCGCGGACGAGGACCAGTACGAGCTGCGCATGCTTGGTTCGTACGGCTACTCGATGGGCTCCATGCCGACATCGTTCCAGCCGGGTGAGGCGCTGGTCGGCACGGCCGCCGAGGAGAAGCGCACGATCCTGGTGGAGAACGCGCCGAGCGGCTATCTGAAGATCTCCTCGGGGCTCGGTGAGGCGCCGCCCGCGCAGGTGATCGTGCTGCCGGTGCTGTTCGAGGGCAGCGTGCTCGGCGTCATCGAGCTGGCGTCCTTCACGCCGTTCACGCAGATTCAGAAGGACTTCCTCAACCAGATCGCCGAGATGATCGCGACGAGCGTCAACACGATCTCCGTCAACACCAAGACCGAGCTGCTGCTGGCGCAGTCGCAGGAGCTGACCGAGCAACTGCGTGAGCGTTCCGCTGAGTTGGAGCAGCGGCAGAAGGCCCTCCAGGCGTCCAACGCCGAGCTGGAGGAGAAGGCCGAGCTGCTGGCCCAGCAGAACCGCGACATCGAGGTGAAGAACACCGAGATCGAGGAGGCACGGCAGGTCCTGGAGGAGCGTGCCGAGCAGCTCGCTGTGTCGATGCGCTACAAGAGCGAGTTCCTCGCCAACATGTCGCACGAGCTGCGTACGCCGCTCAACTCGCTGCTGATCCTGGCCAAGCTGCTCGCCGACAACGCCGAGGGGAACCTCTCCCCGAAGCAGGTCGAGTTCGCCGAGACCATCCACGGGGCCGGCTCGGACCTGCTCCAGCTCATCAACGACATCCTCGACCTGTCGAAGGTCGAGGCGGGCAAGATGGACGTCTCCCCGACACGGATCGCGCTCGTCCAGCTCGTGGACTACGTGGAGGCCACGTTCCGCCCGCTGACCGCGGAGAAGGGTCTGGACCTGTCCGTGCGGGTCTCGCCGGAGCTGCCCGCGACGCTGCACACCGACGAGCAGCGGCTGCTGCAGGTGCTGCGCAACCTGCTGTCCAACGCGGTGAAGTTCACCGACTCCGGGTCGGTGGAGCTGGTCATCAGGCCGGCGCGGGACGACGTGCCGCAGAAGATCCGGGAGCAATTGCTGGAGACCGGGTCGCTGACCGACCCGGATGCCGAGTTGATCGCGTTCTCCGTGACCGACACCGGGATCGGCATCGCGTCCAGCAAGATGCGGGTGATCTTCGAGGCGTTCAAGCAGGCCGACGGCACGACCAGCCGCAAGTACGGCGGTACGGGTCTGGGGCTGTCCATCTCGCGGGAGATCGCCCAGCTGCTCGGCGGTGAGATCCACGCGCAGAGCGAGCCGGGCCGTGGCTCGACGTTCACGCTGTACCTGCCGTTGCACCCGAGCGAACTGCCGCCGCAGGGCTATCAGCAGCAGCTGCCGGCCCTGGAGCCCGGTGACCTGATGGTGTCGACGTCGGACCTGTCCGAGCTGTCCGAGGTCGAGGTCGAGACGCCGGCCGAGGTGAAGTCGTACAACGAGACGCAGAACGGGCCGGCCGCCCTGTTCCGGCGGCGGCGCAGGATGCCGGAGCTGGCGCCGCGCCCGGCGCAGCAGGAGCAGTGGACGCCGGCGGAGCAGGAGGCGGCGCCGAAGCCGCGACGCGGCATCCGTTTCGGCGGCCAGAAGGTCCTGATCGTCGACGACGACATCCGCAACGTCTTCGCGCTGACCAGCGTCCTGGAGCAGCACGGCCTGTCGGTGCTCTACGCCGAGAACGGCCGTGAGGGCATCGAGGTGCTGGAGCAGCACGACGACGTGGCGGTCGTCCTGATGGACATCATGATGCCCGAGATGGATGGGTACGCGACGACCACGGCGATCCGCAGGATGCCGCAGTTCGCCGGGCTGCCGATCATCGCGCTGACCGCGAAGGCGATGAAGGGCGACCGGGAGAAGGCGATCGAGTCGGGCGCCTCCGACTACGTCACGAAGCCGGTCGACCCCGATCACCTGCTCGCGGTGATGGATCAGTGGATGCGAGGGGAATGAGGGGAACGTTGGACCGTTACGCAACGTTGGCGGGAAGGTTCGGTGTTCACACGCAGTTGCGGACTCGGTGCGCGCATAGTCGTGTAGAAGTACGAGATCTGGGGAACCTTCTGGTCTCCTGCTGCGTTTCTGCTACGTGCACAGTGACATCGCGGTGACAGGGTGTGGCGACAGGCGGGGTGCGGCTACGATGACCGGCACAAGGACGGGCGGCGCAAGGGAGTCGTCCCCTGGGGCGGCACCCACCGGTGCACCCCCAGGACCTGCGGACAGGGGAGGCCCCACGCCGGGGCGAGGAGGGCGGGCCATGGTGCAGAAGGCCAAGATCCTCCTGGTCGATGACCGGCCGGAGAATCTGCTTGCGCTGGAGGCGATCCTCTCTGCGCTCGATCAGACGCTGGTGCGGGCATCGTCCGGGGAGGAAGCGCTCAAAGCGCTGCTCACGGACGACTTCGCGGTCATTCTGCTGGACGTCCAGATGCCGGGCATGGACGGCTTCGAAACAGCCGCGCACATCAAGCGGCGGGAGCGGACCCGGGACATCCCGATCATCTTCCTCACCGCGATCAACCACGGGCCGCACCACACCTTCCGGGGTTACGCGGCGGGCGCGGTCGACTACATCTCCAAGCCGTTCGACCCGTGGGTGCTGCGCGCGAAGGTCTCCGTCTTCGTCGAGCTGTACATGAAGAACTGCCAGCTGCGTGAGCAGGCGTCGCTGCTGCGGCTCCAGTTGGAGGGCAACGGCAAGGACGCCGACGGCGAGGCCAAGGAGTCGGCCGGGCTGCTCGCCGAGCTCTCGGCGCGGCTCGCGGCGGTCGAGGAGCAGGCCGAGGCGCTGACCAAGCAGCTCAACGACGACTCGACGGACGCGGCGGCGGTGGCCACGGCGGCTCATCTGGAGCGCAAGCTCACGGGGTTGCGGCGGGCGCTGGACGCGCTGGAGCCGGGCACCGGGAGCACATCGTCGGTGTCCTCGCAGAACTGACGCCCAGGCGGGCGTGGTTGCCCGCCCATGAGCGCGCGTCAGTTCCGTGCCTCTCCCGGAGCGACACGAACGGGTGAAGCCGTAGGCACACGTGTCCCTTGTCGTCTCCCCCGGTAACCTCACACCCATGGCCTCACGTCCCTCCGCAGCCAAGAAGCCGCCCGCGAAGAAGGCGGCCGGTTCGGCG
The genomic region above belongs to Streptomyces coeruleorubidus and contains:
- a CDS encoding HAMP domain-containing protein, whose product is MESGAATRGKKTRAKGGQSPSNQGKVRSGTTEVDTAALNRLMVALVAMRDGNFRKRLTVSGDGVMAEIAAVFNEVADRNLHLTGELSRVRRMVGREGKLTERLETGACEGSWATAIDNSNALVDDLVRPVSEVSRVLSAVAEGDLSPRMELRTQVPDGNGQPLRGEFLKVGRTVNNLVDQLSTFTDEVTRVASEVGTEGKLGGQARVRGMSGSWRDLTDSVNTMAYRLTAQVRDIALVTTAVAKGDLSRKVTVQVAGEMLELKNTVNTMVDQLSAFSSEVTRVAREVGTEGALGGQAQVPGVDGVWKELTDSVNTMAGNLTAQVRGIAEVTTAVANGDLSRKVTVQARGEVAQLAETINQMTETLRIFADEVTRVANEVGAEGRLGGQANVPGAAGTWKDLTDSVNTVFRNLTTQVRDIAAVTTAVANGDLSQKVTVDVAGEMLELKNTVNTMVDQLSAFGAEVTRVAREIGVEGELGGQAQVPGVAGTWKDLTDSVNTAFRNLTGQVRNIAQVTTAVANGDLSQKVTVDVSGEMLKMKNTVNTMVDQLSSFADQVTRMARDVGTEGRLGGQAQVDGVSGTWKELTDSVNSMAGNLTSQVRNIAQVTTAVARGDLSQKIDVDARGEILELKNTINTMVDQLSAFADQVTRVAREVGTDGRLGGQAQVPGVAGVWRDLTDSVNGMAGNLTAQVRNIAQVATAVARGDLSQKIDVDARGEILELKNTLNTMVDQLSSFAQEVTRVAREVGTEGILGGQAEVQGVSGTWKDLTQSVNGMANNLTIQVRNIAEVTTAVARGDLSKKITVDAKGEILELVTTVNTMVDQLSSFAEQVTRVAREVGTEGILGGQAHVPGVTGIWKDLSDNVNLMAKNLTTQVRNISQVSAAVANGDLTRQVTIEARGEVAQLADTINTMVKTLSSFAEQVTKVAREVGTDGILGGQAHVPGVAGTWKDLTESVNQMASNLTGQVRNIAMVTTAIAKGDLTKKIDIDARGEILELKTTINTMVDQLSSFAEEVTRVAREVGTEGQLGGQARVRDVDGTWRDLTESVNEMAGNLTRQVRAIARVATAVTRGDLNLKIDVDASGEIQELQDYINKMIANLRDTTIANKEQDWLKGNLARISALMQGRRDLEDVASLIMSELTPVVSAQHGAFFVAMPLVDGEDMNAADEDQYELRMLGSYGYSMGSMPTSFQPGEALVGTAAEEKRTILVENAPSGYLKISSGLGEAPPAQVIVLPVLFEGSVLGVIELASFTPFTQIQKDFLNQIAEMIATSVNTISVNTKTELLLAQSQELTEQLRERSAELEQRQKALQASNAELEEKAELLAQQNRDIEVKNTEIEEARQVLEERAEQLAVSMRYKSEFLANMSHELRTPLNSLLILAKLLADNAEGNLSPKQVEFAETIHGAGSDLLQLINDILDLSKVEAGKMDVSPTRIALVQLVDYVEATFRPLTAEKGLDLSVRVSPELPATLHTDEQRLLQVLRNLLSNAVKFTDSGSVELVIRPARDDVPQKIREQLLETGSLTDPDAELIAFSVTDTGIGIASSKMRVIFEAFKQADGTTSRKYGGTGLGLSISREIAQLLGGEIHAQSEPGRGSTFTLYLPLHPSELPPQGYQQQLPALEPGDLMVSTSDLSELSEVEVETPAEVKSYNETQNGPAALFRRRRRMPELAPRPAQQEQWTPAEQEAAPKPRRGIRFGGQKVLIVDDDIRNVFALTSVLEQHGLSVLYAENGREGIEVLEQHDDVAVVLMDIMMPEMDGYATTTAIRRMPQFAGLPIIALTAKAMKGDREKAIESGASDYVTKPVDPDHLLAVMDQWMRGE
- a CDS encoding response regulator, with the translated sequence MVQKAKILLVDDRPENLLALEAILSALDQTLVRASSGEEALKALLTDDFAVILLDVQMPGMDGFETAAHIKRRERTRDIPIIFLTAINHGPHHTFRGYAAGAVDYISKPFDPWVLRAKVSVFVELYMKNCQLREQASLLRLQLEGNGKDADGEAKESAGLLAELSARLAAVEEQAEALTKQLNDDSTDAAAVATAAHLERKLTGLRRALDALEPGTGSTSSVSSQN